A window of Struthio camelus isolate bStrCam1 chromosome 15, bStrCam1.hap1, whole genome shotgun sequence contains these coding sequences:
- the LOC104149673 gene encoding acyl-coenzyme A synthetase ACSM4, mitochondrial has translation MLFKLRTLKSLWTLKSPCRVFHEHPRLLASDLYSQYESVRRGEQEMPEYFNFASDVLDKWSEIEKAGKRPSNPAFWWINGKGGEVKWSFEELGFLSRKVANVLTKVCGLQKGDRIVVILPRVPEWWLVSVACMRAGVVLIPGISQLTAKDILYRLQASKAACIVTNDALAPAVDSLASECHFLKTKLIVSKGSREGWLNFTELYKNQSADHSCVKTRIQDPMCIFFTSGTTGSPKMAEHSQGSLGFRPLLSERYWLDVTPSDTIWNTADTGWIVTSLSSLFDPWVFGSCVFIHHLPQIESATILNTLSRHPVSTLVGAPTLFRMLVQNDLSSYKFASLKHCVSGGEPVNPEVMEQWKSKTGLDIHEIYGQTETGIICSVFKGMKIKSGSMGRAAPFYDVQIVDKNANVLPTGQEGEIAIRSKPIRPLGFFSKYVDNPKKTAATERGDFFVTGDRGTMDEDGYFWFIGRDDDIIISSGYRIGPFEVESALTEHPAVAETAVVSSPDSLRGEVVKAFVVLSSTFSCGDLESLTRELQEHVKKTTAPYKYPRKMEFVQQLPKTVTGKIKRNELRDKEWGRM, from the exons ATGTTGTTTAAATTACGGACTCTAAAATCCTTGTGGACTCTGAAATCTCCTTGTAGAGTTTTCCATGAACACCCCAGATTACTTGCCTCTGATTTATATTCGCAGTATGAGTCTGTCAGGCGGGGTGAACAGGAAATGCCAGAGTACTTTAACTTTGCAAGTGATGTACTGGACAAATGGTCTGAGATTGAAAAG GCTGGAAAGAGACCATCAAACCCTGCCTTTTGGTGGAtaaatgggaaaggaggagaagtgAAGTGGAGCTTTGAGGAGCTGGGGTTCCTGTCTCGGAAAGTAGCCAATGTACTGACTAAAGTATGTGGGCTGCAAAAAGGGGACAGAATTGTTGTGATCCTGCCGCGGGTCCCAGAATGGTGGCTGGTGAGCGTGGCTTGCATGCGAGCAG GTGTTGTCTTAATTCCAGGGATATCCCAATTAACAGCCAAAGACATACTATATCGACTCCAGGCTTCAAAGGCCGCGTGCATCGTCACCAACGACGCACTGGCTCCTGCAGTGGACTCACTGGCATCTGAGTGCCATTTTCTGAAAACCAAGCTAATTGTGTCCAAAGGCAGTAGGGAAGGATGGCTCAACTTCACTGAATTGTACAA aaaCCAGTCTGCTGACCATTCCTGTGTCAAAACAAGGATTCAAGACCCGATGTGTATCTTCTTTACCAGTGGAACCACAGGTTCTCCAAAGATGGCTGAACATTCCCAGGGTAGTCTTGGTTTCAGACCCCTGTTAAGTGAAAG GTACTGGTTGGATGTGACTCCCTCAGACACAATATGGAACACAGCAGACACAGGCTGGATAGTAACTTCACTGTCATCTCTTTTTGATCCCTGGGTTTTTGGATCATGCGTCTTTATACACCACCTCCCACAGATTGAATCAGCCACCATCCTAAAT ACTCTCTCTAGACACCCTGTGAGCACTCTGGTTGGTGCTCCAACATTGTTTCGCATGCTGGTGCAGAATGATCTCTCCAG CTACAAATTCGCAAGCCTGAAGCACTGCGTGAGTGGTGGGGAGCCAGTCAACCCAGAAGTCATGGAGCAGTGGAAAAGCAAGACAGGGCTGGACATCCATGAAATATATGGCCAGACTGAAACG GGAATAATctgctctgtttttaaaggaatgaaGATTAAATCTGGATCAATGGGAAGGGCAGCTCCCTTTTATGATGTTCAG ATCGTAGACAAAAATGCTAATGTTCTGCCTACAGGACAAGAGGGGGAAATTGCTATCAGAAGCAAACCTATAAGACCGCTTGGTTTTTTCTCTAAATATGTA GATAACCCTAAGAAAACAGCAGCAACTGAACGTGGAGATTTTTTCGTCACTGGGGACAGAGGGACCATGGATGAAGATGGATATTTTTGGTTTATTGGAAGAGACGATGATATCATCATTTCTTCAGG GTATCGCATTGGGCCATTTGAAGTAGAGAGTGCCCTGACAGAGCACCCAGCAGTAGCAGAAACAGCTGTTGTCAGCAGCCCAGATTCCCTCAGAGGAGAG GTCGTGAAAGCATTTGTGGTCCTGTCCTCCACCTTTTCATGTGGTGACCTGGAGAGCTTAACCCGGGAATTACAGGAGCACGTCAAGAAAACTACTGCTCCATACAAGTATCCCAGAAAG atGGAATTTGTCCAACAACTGCCCAAGACAGTCACTGGGAAGATCAAGAGGAACGAGTTGAGGGACAAAGAGTGGGGACGGATGTAA